One stretch of Halichoerus grypus chromosome 10, mHalGry1.hap1.1, whole genome shotgun sequence DNA includes these proteins:
- the LOC118525418 gene encoding large ribosomal subunit protein eL8, giving the protein TQALDRQTATQLFKLAHKYRPETKQEKKQRLLARAEKKAAGKGDVPTKRPPVFRAGVNTVTTLVENKKAQLVVIAHDVDPIELVVFLPALCRKMGVPYCIIKGKARLGRLVHRKTCTTVAFTQVNSEDKGALAKLVEAIRTNYNDRYDEIRRHWGGNVLGPKSVACIAKLEKAKAKELATKLG; this is encoded by the coding sequence ACCCAGGCCTTGGACCGCCAGACAGCTACTCAACTGTTTAAGCTGGCCCACAAGTACAGACCAGAGACAAAGCAGGAGAAGAAGCAGAGATTGTTGGCCCGGGCCGAGAAGAAAGCTGCGGGCAAAGGGGATGTCCCCACTAAAAGGCCACCCGTCTTTCGAGCTGGGGTTAACACTGTCACCACCTTGGTGGAAAACAAGAAGGCTCAGCTGGTAGTGATTGCACATGATGTGGATCCCATTGAGCTGGTGGTTTTCCTGCCTGCCCTGTGTCGTAAGATGGGGGTTCCCTACTGCATTATCAAGGGGAAGGCCAGGCTGGGGCGTCTGGTCCACAGGAAGACCTGCACCACTGTCGCCTTCACACAGGTCAACTCGGAAGACAAAGGAGCTCTGGCAAAGCTGGTGGAAGCCATCAGGACCAATTACAATGACAGATACGATGAGATCCGCCGCCACTGGGGAGGCAACGTCCTGGGTCCGAAGTCTGTGGCTTGCATTGccaagctggaaaaggcaaaggctAAAGAACTGGCCACCAAACTGGGCTGA